One Succinispira mobilis DSM 6222 genomic window carries:
- a CDS encoding carbon starvation CstA family protein produces the protein MITFFLALILLVTGYIVYGKFVDEMFAPSDEVTPALAKNDGVDFVPLPTAKVFLIQLLNIAGLGPIFGAIAGALWGPVVFLWIVFGTIFAGAVHDYLSGMISLKNGGSSISEVVGKYLGSSMKTVMRIFSVVLLVLVGTVFMTGPAMLLAKLTPAWMDAKFWLIIVLTYYFLATLVPIDKLIGKIYPVFGLTLIIMAVGIAGGIIFQGYPIPELTLENLHPKKLPIWPLMFITVACGAISGFHATQSPMMARCIQTERDGRRVFYGAMVAEGIIALIWAAAGVAFYKSTGGLATAMATMGGPGGVVYDISTSLLGQVGGVLAMIGVIACPITSGDTAFRSARLTLADWFNIDQKPINKRLLLTVPLLGIGAILSQMKFDIIWRYFAWSNQTLAMIALWAAAVYLYKQAPAKKNFLIALIPATLMSAVTFTYILQAPEGLKLSTAISYPSGIVFALLCLFLYYQKRDN, from the coding sequence ATGATTACTTTTTTTCTTGCACTGATTTTACTTGTTACGGGCTACATTGTTTATGGTAAATTTGTTGATGAGATGTTTGCTCCTAGTGATGAAGTAACTCCAGCATTGGCTAAAAATGATGGAGTAGACTTTGTTCCATTGCCTACGGCAAAAGTATTTTTAATTCAGTTACTAAATATTGCCGGTTTAGGGCCTATTTTCGGCGCAATTGCCGGTGCACTCTGGGGACCGGTGGTATTCCTTTGGATTGTTTTTGGGACAATTTTCGCAGGGGCAGTTCATGACTATCTTTCAGGAATGATTTCTTTGAAAAATGGTGGAAGTAGTATTTCAGAAGTTGTTGGTAAATACTTGGGTAGCAGTATGAAGACGGTAATGAGAATATTCTCTGTGGTTTTATTAGTGTTAGTTGGTACAGTTTTTATGACTGGCCCAGCGATGCTGTTAGCAAAACTCACTCCAGCTTGGATGGATGCCAAGTTTTGGCTTATTATTGTATTGACTTATTATTTTTTGGCAACTTTAGTGCCAATTGACAAGTTGATTGGTAAAATTTACCCAGTTTTTGGTTTGACTTTAATTATAATGGCAGTAGGAATTGCTGGGGGTATAATTTTCCAAGGTTATCCAATTCCGGAGTTAACTTTAGAAAATTTGCATCCTAAAAAACTACCGATTTGGCCATTAATGTTTATAACGGTTGCTTGTGGCGCTATATCTGGGTTCCATGCGACACAATCGCCAATGATGGCGCGTTGTATTCAAACAGAGCGTGATGGTAGAAGAGTTTTTTATGGTGCAATGGTTGCTGAAGGTATAATTGCTTTGATATGGGCTGCTGCTGGGGTTGCTTTCTATAAATCAACAGGTGGTTTGGCAACAGCAATGGCAACTATGGGTGGTCCAGGTGGGGTTGTTTATGATATTTCCACTAGTTTACTTGGACAAGTTGGTGGAGTGCTAGCCATGATAGGGGTAATTGCGTGTCCGATAACTTCAGGGGATACAGCTTTTCGGAGTGCGCGCTTAACGCTAGCTGATTGGTTTAATATCGATCAAAAGCCAATTAATAAACGTTTATTATTGACAGTACCATTATTAGGTATTGGAGCAATTTTATCACAAATGAAATTTGATATAATTTGGCGTTATTTTGCTTGGTCTAATCAAACCTTGGCGATGATTGCTTTATGGGCTGCGGCTGTGTATTTATATAAACAAGCACCAGCAAAGAAAAATTTTTTAATTGCTTTAATTCCCGCTACTTTAATGTCAGCAGTAACCTTTACTTATATATTACAAGCTCCAGAGGGATTGAAATTATCCACGGCAATATCATATCCTTCCGGCATAGTTTTCGCTTTATTGTGCTTGTTCTTATATTATCAAAAACGTGATAACTAA
- the era gene encoding GTPase Era codes for MEKFVSGFVAIVGRPNVGKSTLVNSLIGEKIAIMSDKPQTTRNKIMCVLTNEHSQIMFLDTPGIHKPQHKLGEFMLKSATDTLKEVDAVLFVVDVTEKFGKGEQYIIEMLEKVTTPVLLVLNKVDKLKDKSELLPLINSYKQKYKFAELVPASALTDTDFSYLVREIEKHLPEGPAYFPEDTLTDQPERVIVAELVREKVLRLTRDEVPHAIAVEVEEMKTRPNDDVYIRATIYVERDSQKAIVIGQKGALLKTIGQQARLDIQALLGNKIFLDLWVKVKKDWRNKDNALREFGFRNEY; via the coding sequence ATGGAAAAATTTGTATCGGGGTTTGTGGCCATAGTGGGTAGACCTAATGTAGGTAAATCCACTTTAGTTAATAGTCTAATTGGTGAAAAAATTGCTATTATGTCGGATAAACCACAAACAACGCGTAATAAAATTATGTGTGTGTTGACTAATGAACATTCTCAAATTATGTTTTTAGACACGCCTGGAATCCATAAACCGCAACATAAATTGGGTGAATTTATGTTAAAAAGTGCTACAGATACTTTAAAAGAAGTAGATGCAGTACTGTTTGTGGTAGATGTAACGGAAAAATTTGGTAAAGGTGAGCAGTATATAATCGAAATGCTAGAGAAAGTAACAACCCCAGTGTTGTTAGTGCTAAACAAAGTAGATAAATTAAAAGATAAAAGTGAACTATTGCCATTGATTAATAGTTACAAACAAAAGTATAAATTTGCTGAACTTGTACCCGCTTCCGCCTTAACAGACACAGATTTTAGCTATTTAGTAAGAGAAATAGAAAAACACTTACCTGAAGGGCCAGCATATTTTCCCGAAGATACGCTGACCGATCAGCCAGAGCGAGTGATTGTTGCTGAATTAGTTCGAGAAAAAGTATTGAGATTAACTCGCGATGAAGTACCACATGCTATAGCGGTAGAAGTTGAGGAAATGAAAACTCGTCCTAATGATGATGTATATATAAGAGCAACAATATATGTAGAACGTGATAGTCAAAAAGCGATTGTTATTGGACAAAAAGGTGCATTGCTAAAAACAATTGGGCAACAAGCTCGTCTCGATATTCAAGCATTGTTAGGTAACAAGATATTTTTAGATCTGTGGGTTAAAGTAAAAAAAGATTGGCGCAATAAAGATAACGCGTTGCGTGAATTTGGCTTTAGAAATGAGTACTAG
- a CDS encoding LysR family transcriptional regulator produces the protein MLDELKTFIAVVNLKNFTKAAEQLSLSQPSVSQHIKNLEKTFNAILIKRSIKQKSIEITPAGKILYDRAQQICKLYDYTLNEINELQETICGQLHIGASFTIGEYFLPELLGKFSKLYPKLNLQITIENTAKICQKLAALEIDIALIEGTAPADRFAKTTFYKDQLVLITALDNPLGETFFSASNWQKQIWITREIGSGSRQQLDNFLKETKLIPENLIVFGSNFAVKEAVKNNLGVSFISSHIANLAQLQQEVKIVTPHQNYYREFNYLLPQNIPSTATIKAFINNLHESFSDYTVNKF, from the coding sequence ATGTTGGATGAATTAAAAACCTTTATCGCAGTTGTTAATCTTAAAAATTTCACTAAAGCCGCTGAACAACTTTCGCTTTCACAACCTAGTGTAAGCCAGCACATCAAAAATCTTGAAAAAACTTTTAATGCCATTTTAATAAAACGGAGTATTAAACAAAAAAGCATTGAAATAACCCCAGCAGGTAAAATTCTTTACGATCGAGCGCAACAAATTTGTAAACTATATGACTATACCCTAAACGAAATAAATGAATTACAAGAAACCATTTGTGGTCAGTTACATATTGGCGCAAGTTTTACTATTGGGGAATATTTCCTGCCTGAACTTTTGGGTAAATTTAGTAAACTCTACCCAAAACTGAATTTGCAAATCACAATTGAAAACACGGCTAAAATTTGTCAAAAATTAGCAGCTTTGGAAATAGATATTGCGTTAATTGAAGGAACAGCTCCAGCAGATAGGTTCGCCAAAACTACTTTCTATAAAGATCAGTTAGTTTTAATTACAGCCTTAGACAATCCTTTAGGCGAAACTTTTTTTTCAGCCAGCAACTGGCAAAAGCAAATATGGATAACTCGGGAAATTGGCTCTGGAAGTCGTCAGCAACTAGATAATTTTCTTAAAGAAACTAAACTTATTCCCGAAAATCTAATTGTTTTTGGCAGTAACTTCGCCGTAAAAGAAGCTGTAAAAAATAATCTTGGCGTAAGTTTTATTTCTAGCCATATTGCAAATTTGGCCCAGCTACAACAAGAAGTAAAAATTGTAACCCCTCACCAAAACTATTACCGCGAATTTAATTATTTATTACCACAAAATATTCCCTCTACAGCCACAATTAAAGCTTTTATTAATAATCTACATGAAAGCTTTTCAGATTATACTGTAAATAAATTTTAA
- a CDS encoding DUF1858 domain-containing protein codes for MQPRAATLQKINSNNEKFYAITPSIPGGLVEADFLEKLAKVAKKYNAILKVTTAQRIMITMLKSEDVNKVWDELGIEPDDNSNNCVQSVVFCPGDTFCKRGKQDSVQLGKLLNNDYFHKQMPRKFKIGVSGCPNACGFTQLKDIGLVGLIQGWSIYVGGQGGFKPRIGQLLIENLTLQQAYKLTHIIIAYYQKHARLERLGVFIERIGFDLFKDAVLNIFYNNTTTEFSTPETVAPSNVINSSTPKLKQITLDSIIADIISSFPETIPVLQSMQMGCLGCPSATGETLAAAAKIHGLNEIKLLNELNKTIQGGASK; via the coding sequence ATGCAACCTAGAGCAGCTACTTTACAAAAAATAAACTCCAACAATGAAAAATTTTATGCTATTACTCCTTCTATTCCAGGCGGATTAGTCGAGGCTGACTTTTTAGAAAAACTGGCAAAAGTTGCCAAAAAATATAATGCCATTTTGAAAGTAACTACAGCACAACGAATCATGATTACTATGTTGAAATCTGAAGATGTTAACAAAGTCTGGGATGAATTAGGAATCGAACCAGATGATAACTCTAACAATTGTGTTCAGAGCGTTGTATTTTGTCCTGGTGATACCTTTTGTAAACGAGGTAAGCAAGATAGTGTCCAGTTGGGTAAACTTTTAAATAACGACTATTTTCATAAACAGATGCCGCGTAAATTTAAAATTGGTGTTTCTGGTTGTCCTAACGCTTGTGGTTTTACGCAACTTAAAGATATAGGTTTAGTAGGTTTAATTCAAGGCTGGTCTATTTATGTAGGTGGACAAGGCGGTTTCAAACCCCGGATCGGACAATTATTAATTGAAAATTTAACACTACAGCAAGCCTATAAACTTACCCATATAATTATTGCTTACTATCAAAAACATGCTCGTTTAGAACGTTTGGGCGTATTTATTGAACGAATTGGCTTCGATCTATTTAAAGACGCAGTTTTAAATATCTTTTACAACAACACCACCACTGAGTTTTCAACACCTGAAACAGTTGCTCCATCTAACGTTATTAATAGTTCAACCCCTAAGCTTAAGCAAATAACTTTAGACAGTATAATCGCAGATATCATCTCTAGCTTTCCAGAAACAATTCCCGTATTGCAAAGTATGCAAATGGGTTGCCTAGGTTGCCCTTCGGCTACTGGTGAAACATTAGCTGCTGCTGCAAAAATACACGGTTTAAATGAAATAAAACTATTAAATGAACTAAACAAAACTATACAAGGTGGTGCATCCAAATGA
- a CDS encoding DUF2157 domain-containing protein → MSTSKNLVEELDILVANNIISSAVANNIRAYYETNSPVKKTSWSVVVFSLGIIFITLGLIFLIAYNLEMLGQFPKLFLAIFILITTQLLSYHTVYKNNSLATIIKETILLVYCLLLAGSLILVQQAFVLDGTLHDFLFIWLISVLPLIYLKPFNCPIIIFNFLTFFWLLSMHHTANYWLILPILLSIYPVITILTKHHLRYLPFICWQVVINIFTACIVIYDKFSPNLSLQFIILIAVLFAQLSNFSSESIFKKPLKFIGYGVSHLFLLISSFNHFGWNAQSITTIPLTTWLMFAAALISNSILSYLLWQKSCLTLPQKLFSAAPIIIFTLSFFSKAIISNHFISWVISLYLLVLYLTYTYFGFRSLTKSNLNLGMLGLIILIMFKVFDYELSFLSKGLVFISLGFIFIFANKILEKKQRGISNE, encoded by the coding sequence ATGAGCACAAGCAAAAATCTTGTAGAAGAGCTTGATATATTAGTTGCCAATAACATTATTAGTAGTGCGGTTGCAAATAATATTCGTGCCTACTACGAAACCAATTCACCTGTGAAAAAAACTAGCTGGAGCGTTGTGGTTTTTTCGCTAGGTATAATTTTTATAACTTTAGGGCTTATTTTTCTTATCGCTTACAACTTAGAAATGTTAGGGCAATTTCCAAAATTGTTTTTAGCTATTTTTATTCTAATTACAACCCAGTTGCTTAGTTATCATACAGTTTATAAAAATAATTCTCTAGCCACAATAATCAAAGAAACTATCCTCTTAGTTTATTGCCTACTGCTTGCCGGAAGTTTAATTTTAGTACAACAAGCCTTTGTGCTTGATGGCACGCTCCACGATTTTTTATTCATCTGGTTGATTTCCGTACTACCTCTTATTTATCTAAAACCTTTCAATTGTCCGATTATCATTTTTAATTTTTTAACTTTTTTTTGGTTACTATCTATGCACCACACCGCTAATTATTGGTTAATTTTACCAATATTATTGTCAATATATCCCGTAATAACTATACTTACTAAGCATCATCTTAGATACTTACCATTTATTTGTTGGCAAGTTGTAATCAATATTTTTACTGCCTGTATTGTTATTTACGATAAATTCAGCCCAAACTTGTCCTTACAATTTATAATATTAATCGCAGTTTTGTTCGCGCAACTTAGCAATTTTTCTTCAGAAAGCATTTTTAAAAAACCTTTAAAATTTATTGGTTATGGTGTCAGCCATTTATTTTTACTCATAAGCAGTTTCAATCATTTCGGTTGGAACGCTCAATCTATCACTACAATTCCTCTAACTACCTGGCTAATGTTTGCAGCTGCTTTAATAAGCAATTCTATCCTTAGTTATTTACTTTGGCAAAAATCCTGCTTAACTTTACCACAAAAACTTTTTTCAGCTGCGCCTATTATAATTTTTACTCTCTCATTCTTTTCCAAAGCTATAATCTCTAATCACTTTATATCCTGGGTAATTAGCCTTTATTTATTGGTTCTGTATTTAACTTACACATATTTCGGATTCCGTTCTTTAACTAAAAGTAATCTAAATTTAGGTATGTTAGGTTTAATTATTCTAATAATGTTTAAAGTTTTTGACTACGAATTAAGTTTTCTAAGCAAAGGATTAGTTTTTATTTCTCTAGGCTTTATTTTTATTTTTGCCAATAAAATTTTAGAAAAAAAGCAACGAGGTATTTCCAATGAATAA
- a CDS encoding DUF3298 and DUF4163 domain-containing protein produces MIKFVTKYHKERELILLKNKIFIAITLSWLLSIFVFNNYADAKVIVESKDIIKDKPKIELYIPQLRDLVDGNIQRQINQQLTATTESALDDFNQLTNNMLLSIKKGSLPAEYANRLTLVSDYEVKLLNKNIVSILQYGYQDTGGAHPMPFAYAQTFNIKTGKNYALKDLFQPMSSFAYYLTEKIKLEIKLRNKQDNYIFTGLQEQQKFFLTREGLFIYYQPYEIAPYSEGFIYFFFPYSDLPDIKLDEILY; encoded by the coding sequence ATGATAAAATTTGTTACAAAATATCATAAGGAGCGTGAGTTAATCTTGCTAAAAAACAAAATTTTTATTGCTATTACACTTTCTTGGTTGCTTAGTATTTTTGTTTTTAATAATTATGCGGATGCTAAAGTAATTGTTGAAAGCAAAGATATTATTAAAGACAAACCCAAAATCGAGCTTTACATCCCTCAACTTAGAGACTTAGTAGATGGTAATATACAACGTCAGATAAATCAACAATTGACAGCAACCACCGAAAGTGCCTTGGATGATTTTAATCAATTGACTAATAATATGCTTTTAAGCATAAAAAAAGGTAGCCTTCCAGCTGAATATGCTAATAGACTAACTTTAGTTTCTGATTATGAAGTTAAATTATTAAATAAAAATATCGTAAGTATCCTGCAATATGGTTACCAAGATACTGGTGGTGCTCATCCTATGCCTTTTGCTTATGCGCAAACTTTTAATATTAAAACCGGAAAAAATTATGCCTTAAAAGATCTTTTCCAACCAATGTCAAGCTTCGCTTATTATTTAACCGAAAAAATAAAATTAGAAATAAAGTTACGCAATAAGCAAGATAATTATATATTTACGGGGTTACAGGAGCAGCAGAAATTTTTCCTAACTCGTGAGGGCTTGTTTATTTATTATCAGCCTTATGAAATTGCGCCTTACTCTGAAGGCTTTATTTATTTTTTCTTCCCTTACAGCGACTTACCTGATATAAAGCTAGATGAAATTTTATATTAA
- the recO gene encoding DNA repair protein RecO, whose protein sequence is MSLQPFNTQLIILKVKQTQATDKLLVCYSREHGKLLVMAYGVARAKNMYNALLQPFNNLEMLLFPNKKIYTFKQGELIGPRLPDADFEFLTYASILTELVEEFTVEGQADEPIYDLLTQCLQLLTVRNKRLVTIIFSIKLLGYVGLAPLYNNCIACNKTLTEDAYFSALKGGAVCEACKVTEELPFDYETQVLMEKFTKLDLSTKIEFSIKGKQLLQLEYVIQQLFYLHLDKPLKSLQFLSKLH, encoded by the coding sequence ATGAGTTTACAACCATTTAATACACAACTGATAATATTAAAAGTAAAACAAACACAAGCAACTGATAAGTTGCTTGTTTGTTATTCACGTGAACACGGAAAGCTTTTAGTAATGGCTTATGGCGTTGCCAGAGCTAAGAATATGTACAATGCCTTGCTACAACCTTTTAATAATCTTGAGATGCTGTTATTTCCTAATAAAAAAATATATACATTTAAGCAAGGAGAATTGATTGGACCACGTTTGCCAGATGCAGATTTTGAATTTCTCACCTACGCTTCAATTTTGACAGAATTAGTTGAGGAATTTACCGTAGAAGGTCAAGCTGATGAACCAATTTATGACTTGCTTACACAATGCCTACAGTTGCTTACAGTTCGTAACAAAAGATTAGTAACTATAATTTTCAGTATTAAGTTATTGGGCTATGTAGGCCTTGCGCCACTTTATAACAACTGTATAGCTTGTAATAAGACATTAACAGAAGATGCTTATTTTAGTGCACTAAAAGGTGGAGCAGTTTGTGAAGCTTGCAAAGTTACAGAAGAATTACCTTTTGATTATGAAACACAAGTGCTTATGGAAAAATTTACAAAGTTAGATTTATCTACTAAAATAGAATTTAGCATAAAAGGAAAACAATTATTACAGCTAGAGTATGTGATACAACAATTATTTTACTTACACTTGGATAAACCATTAAAAAGTTTGCAATTTTTATCAAAATTGCATTAA
- the lysS gene encoding lysine--tRNA ligase: protein MQVRLQKMQTMQEKNIEVFASRFDYSHHAQDILDNCETLIANETQVKVSGRIMAMRGHGKTMFWNIMDKTAKIQIYVRKDVLGDELYDTFKLYDIGDIIGVTGTVFTTKTGEVSIKAQDITFLTKSLRPLPEKWHGLKDVETRYRQRYVDLIVNPNVRDTFVKRSKIISTIRNILNDKEFLEVETPMMHPIPGGAAARPFVTHHNALDMQLYMRIAPELYLKRLIVGGFERVYELGRVFRNEGISIKHNPEFTMVELYQAYADYKDLMALTEEIVSQTAQEVLGTMKINYQGQEIDLTPPWNRITMIDAVKQYTNVDFNSVDDLDKARELAKSLNVHYEQNDGIGKIINLVFEELVEEQLIQPTFIIGHPKEISPLAKSNKLQPELTDRFEGFIFAREICNGFSELNDPIDQKERFLKQVAERASGDDEAHMMDEDFVTALEYGLPPTGGLGIGIDRLTMFLTDSTSIRDVILFPHMRHK, encoded by the coding sequence ATGCAAGTTAGATTGCAAAAAATGCAAACTATGCAAGAAAAAAATATTGAAGTTTTTGCGAGTCGGTTCGATTATTCACACCATGCACAAGATATTCTAGATAACTGTGAAACCTTGATTGCGAATGAAACGCAAGTAAAAGTTTCAGGTAGAATTATGGCGATGCGTGGTCATGGTAAAACCATGTTTTGGAATATTATGGATAAAACAGCAAAAATACAAATTTATGTCCGGAAAGATGTTCTAGGGGACGAATTATATGATACTTTTAAATTATATGATATAGGTGATATTATAGGCGTTACCGGAACTGTATTCACCACGAAAACTGGAGAAGTTAGTATTAAAGCCCAAGATATAACCTTCTTAACTAAATCCTTGCGTCCTTTACCAGAAAAATGGCATGGTTTAAAAGATGTAGAGACACGCTATCGTCAGCGTTATGTAGATTTAATTGTTAATCCTAATGTGCGTGACACCTTCGTTAAAAGAAGTAAAATTATCAGTACTATAAGAAATATTCTAAATGACAAAGAATTTTTGGAAGTAGAAACACCAATGATGCATCCAATTCCTGGGGGAGCTGCAGCTCGTCCTTTTGTGACGCATCATAATGCCTTAGATATGCAATTATATATGCGTATTGCGCCAGAATTATATCTTAAACGCTTAATTGTGGGTGGCTTTGAACGTGTTTATGAATTGGGGCGTGTATTTAGAAATGAAGGTATTTCGATAAAGCACAATCCGGAATTTACCATGGTAGAACTTTATCAAGCTTATGCAGATTATAAAGATTTAATGGCTTTGACAGAAGAAATAGTTTCTCAAACAGCACAAGAAGTTTTGGGTACTATGAAGATAAACTATCAAGGCCAAGAGATAGACTTAACACCACCTTGGAATCGAATTACGATGATTGATGCTGTTAAACAATATACAAATGTAGATTTTAATTCTGTAGATGATTTGGATAAAGCTAGAGAATTAGCTAAAAGCCTTAATGTTCATTACGAACAAAATGATGGAATTGGAAAAATAATTAACTTGGTGTTCGAAGAATTAGTTGAAGAACAGTTAATTCAACCAACTTTTATTATTGGTCATCCTAAAGAAATATCTCCTTTAGCAAAAAGCAATAAATTACAGCCGGAATTAACTGATCGTTTCGAAGGGTTTATTTTTGCTCGGGAAATTTGTAACGGATTTTCAGAATTGAATGATCCAATTGATCAAAAAGAAAGATTTTTAAAACAAGTGGCAGAGAGAGCTTCGGGTGATGATGAAGCGCATATGATGGATGAGGATTTTGTTACAGCTCTTGAGTATGGTTTGCCACCAACAGGTGGATTAGGTATCGGTATAGATCGTTTAACTATGTTCTTAACTGACAGTACATCGATTCGTGATGTCATTTTGTTTCCACATATGCGTCATAAATAG
- the greA gene encoding transcription elongation factor GreA codes for MTEKETILTAEGLKKLEVRLEELRSVKRLEVAERIKQAISYGDISENSEYEDAKNEQAFVEGEIISLEKMIRTAKVIDDSNIDTEVVNFGSTVEIYDEEFAEVLTYTLVGSAEADPVKNKISNESPVGAAIVGKRVGDIVEVHVPAGILKYKILTIRR; via the coding sequence ATGACGGAAAAAGAAACTATTTTAACTGCCGAAGGCCTTAAGAAATTAGAGGTTCGCTTAGAGGAACTAAGATCAGTGAAGAGACTAGAAGTGGCAGAACGAATAAAACAAGCAATATCTTATGGCGATATAAGCGAAAACTCCGAATATGAAGATGCAAAAAACGAACAAGCTTTTGTAGAGGGTGAAATAATTAGCTTAGAAAAGATGATCAGAACTGCAAAAGTAATTGATGATAGCAATATTGACACAGAAGTAGTGAATTTTGGCTCTACGGTAGAGATTTATGATGAAGAGTTTGCTGAAGTATTAACTTATACACTCGTTGGTTCAGCGGAAGCTGATCCAGTAAAAAATAAAATTTCTAATGAATCACCAGTAGGGGCAGCTATTGTCGGCAAAAGAGTTGGCGATATTGTTGAAGTACATGTGCCAGCGGGAATTTTGAAGTACAAGATTTTAACAATTAGAAGATAA
- a CDS encoding GDYXXLXY domain-containing protein encodes MNKQIKNFIFVALLQFVVLVYPVYIWQDITNSGTEYKFLVEISPPHKTFSGYYLNLNFATSKFTTTEKIPTNKQLYALLTIDQQGFYQISAVKQDLPQNNNSYFLTKLNYQHNNELHLDIPFNKYYINERTAKSLALQPLDKQSGNYAIVSIKNGHGVIKQIYYNDIPLIN; translated from the coding sequence ATGAATAAGCAAATTAAAAATTTTATTTTCGTTGCTCTCCTACAATTTGTAGTTCTAGTCTATCCAGTATATATTTGGCAAGATATAACAAATTCCGGGACAGAATATAAGTTTTTAGTTGAGATATCCCCCCCACACAAAACTTTTTCTGGCTATTATTTAAACCTTAATTTTGCCACAAGCAAATTCACGACAACTGAGAAAATTCCTACAAACAAGCAACTATACGCGCTATTAACAATAGATCAACAAGGTTTTTATCAAATAAGTGCAGTTAAACAAGATTTACCCCAGAATAACAATTCATATTTTCTAACAAAACTAAATTATCAACATAACAATGAACTCCATCTTGATATTCCTTTTAACAAATACTATATAAATGAGCGCACAGCAAAAAGCCTCGCCCTTCAACCTTTAGACAAACAATCTGGCAACTACGCAATTGTATCAATAAAAAACGGGCATGGCGTAATAAAACAAATCTATTATAATGACATTCCGTTAATAAACTAA
- a CDS encoding YeiH family protein: protein MTKIKTLVPGVMVCAAIAFLGTILGQYFSNIGAATFAILLGILVGNTIAKNNLFATGSKFSESNLLTYSIVLLGGTLSFQSVLQVGWQGMLFIVTQMILTIAFCIYFGQKLGFGRDFSYLMASGNAVCGSSAIASTAPVLKATETDKLISITIVNLIGSILMINLPIIAGSLFDFDALRTSAFIGGILQSIGQVVASGSMVNESVKDLSTIFKIVRIIFLVAVVFCLGSMKNAATKEAVAADVRVGWRQIPWYVVGFFLMCVLFSLQIIPDNLSQLFKQTSGVFEIIALAGIGMRINIGELMHHGLKVSMYGVAIACVQIVTAISLIKLIYN, encoded by the coding sequence TTGACTAAAATTAAGACTTTAGTTCCAGGCGTTATGGTGTGTGCGGCAATTGCTTTTTTAGGAACTATTTTAGGACAATATTTTTCTAATATTGGCGCAGCTACTTTTGCAATTTTATTAGGCATTTTAGTGGGTAATACAATAGCTAAAAATAATTTGTTTGCGACAGGCAGCAAATTTTCGGAAAGTAATTTGTTAACTTATTCGATAGTATTACTTGGGGGAACTTTAAGCTTTCAAAGTGTATTACAGGTTGGCTGGCAAGGGATGCTATTTATTGTTACGCAAATGATTTTAACAATCGCATTTTGCATTTATTTTGGGCAAAAACTTGGTTTTGGACGTGATTTTAGCTATTTAATGGCAAGTGGAAATGCAGTTTGTGGTTCATCGGCAATTGCTTCTACAGCACCAGTCCTCAAAGCGACAGAAACAGATAAATTGATTAGCATTACTATTGTTAATTTAATTGGCAGTATATTAATGATTAATTTGCCAATTATAGCCGGAAGTTTATTTGATTTTGATGCATTAAGAACGTCGGCTTTTATTGGGGGGATACTACAATCTATTGGGCAGGTTGTGGCAAGTGGTAGTATGGTTAATGAGTCAGTAAAAGATTTATCCACGATTTTTAAGATTGTACGAATAATTTTTTTGGTCGCCGTAGTTTTTTGTTTAGGGAGTATGAAAAATGCAGCTACTAAAGAAGCTGTAGCTGCAGACGTTCGTGTTGGTTGGCGACAAATTCCTTGGTATGTTGTTGGTTTTTTCTTAATGTGTGTATTATTTAGTTTGCAAATTATTCCCGATAATTTGTCACAGCTATTTAAACAAACTAGTGGCGTTTTTGAAATAATTGCGTTAGCTGGAATTGGGATGCGGATTAATATTGGAGAATTAATGCATCATGGGCTAAAAGTTTCTATGTATGGTGTTGCAATAGCTTGTGTACAAATTGTGACGGCAATATCTTTGATAAAACTTATTTATAATTAA